GTCGGTGCGGCCGGGGGCGTGCGCGCCCGATCCGTAGCCGAGGTAGGCGGAGCACCACGGCTCGTTGAGGGTCGTCCAGGTGTGCACGCGGTCGCCGAGCGCCTCGGCGGTACGCGCCGCGTACTCGGCGAAGCGGTACGCGGTGTCGCGCACGGGCCAGCCGCCCGCATCCTCGAGCTCCTGCGGCAGGTCCCAGTGGTACAGGGTCGCGATGGGGCGGATGCCGCGCTCGAGCAGCCCGTCGACGAGCCGCGAGTAGAAGGCGACGCCCGCGGGGTTGATGGCGCCCTTGCCGCCCGGCTGGATGCGCGGCCACGCGATCGAGAACCGATACGACTGCAGGCCGAGGTCGGCCATGAGGTCGAGGTCCGACTCCCAGCGGTGATAGTGGTCGTCGGCGACGTCGCCCGTGTCGCCGTTCCACACCTTGCCAGGGGTGTGACTGAAGGTGTCCCAGATCGACGGGCCGCGCCCGTCCTCGCGGGCGGCGCCCTCGATCTGGTACGAGGCGGTCGCCGAACCGATCACGAAGTCGGGGGCGAACTCGAGGCCGTGGGCACGGTAGTCGTCGGATGCGGGGGGCATCCCCCCATTCTCTTCCATAGTTCCCGTTCCGCGTCTTTGTTCCCGAAGGAACGGGTGCGAACACGCGGAACGGGAACTATGAGGAGGCGTAGGTGGCGGGGTCGGCGAGGATCGCCGAGAACGCGAGCTCGGCGGCGCCGATGAGCAGACGGTCACGGCCGAGGGCGGCCGGACGGATGCGCGTCCCCTCCCACGCGACGGGGAGCGTGCGCGCCGAGACGGCCGCCTCGAGCGCGGACGCATCCCATTTGAGGAGCGTCGCGAGGAAGCCGCCGAGCACGACGAGCTCCGGCCCGAGCACGTTGATGGCGTTGCCGAGCGCGCCGCCGAGCACGATCTGCTGACGCGCGAGCTCGGCGTGCAGCCGCTTGTCGGTCGAGGAGAGCACGGCGGCCTCGAACTCGGGCTCGTCGAGGCTGTGCGGCCCGAGGATCTCGAGCAGCCGTGCGCGGCTCACCTCCTCCTCGAGCGTGCCGCCGACGGTCGCCCGGTGGGCGGGGTCGTCGAGGCGCGGCCGGTTGTGGCCGAACTCGCCCGCGTAGCCGTAGGCGCCGCGGTAGGGCTGACCGTTCACGATGACGCCGCCGCCGATGCCGCTCGCGCCGCCGTTGAGGTACACGAGCTGGTCGACGCCACGGCCGACGCCGAAGAGGCGCTCGGCGAGGGCGCCGAGGGTCGCGTCGTTGTCGGCGACCGTGGGCAGTCCGACGACCGACTCGACGAGCCGCGCGAACGCGCTCTCGCGCCATCCGAGGTGGGGCGCCCAGCGCACGACCCCGTCGCTCGCACGCACGAGACCGGGCACGGCGAGGCCGACGCCGACGAGCACGCGCTCCTTCGCGGGGCCGGCGCGCAGCTCGTCGACGATCCCGCCGATGGTCGCGGCCGCCTCCTCGGGACTCGCGATGTGGTCGAGCTCACGACGGATGCGGTGGTCGAGTCGCCCGCCGAGACCGACGAGCGCGACGGTCACGGCGTCGATCTCGGGGTTGACGGCGATGATCGCGGGTCGCGGATCGGGCAGCACGCGGCGCGAGGGCCGGCCGACGCGGTTGGTCGCGCCCGGGTCGCCCTCGAGCACGAGGCCGAGGTCGACGAGCTCGGCGACGAGCGCGCCGATCGTCGAGCGGTTGAGGCCCGTGAGCGCGGTCAGGTCGGCCCGCGAGGGCTCTCCCCCGCGGTGGACGAGCTCGAGCACTGTCGAAAGGTTTCGACGCCGGACGGAGTCGACGGTGTCTCCCAGTGCTGCCACGAGGCACACCTTAGCGCCTGTTCCGCGCCCGCGGATCCCAAGGAGTACAGGGGCGTTCGCCCCCCGGTTGGGGGATCAACCGTTATTTTGTTGTTATTGACGGCAATTGACCCCCGTGCGTATGATCGCCGCATCCCAACCACTTTCGACGTGGATGTCGAAACTTTCGAGAGGTGTTCGAAGATGAACAAAGCCCGGATCACTCGGGT
The Protaetiibacter sp. SSC-01 genome window above contains:
- a CDS encoding ROK family protein yields the protein MLELVHRGGEPSRADLTALTGLNRSTIGALVAELVDLGLVLEGDPGATNRVGRPSRRVLPDPRPAIIAVNPEIDAVTVALVGLGGRLDHRIRRELDHIASPEEAAATIGGIVDELRAGPAKERVLVGVGLAVPGLVRASDGVVRWAPHLGWRESAFARLVESVVGLPTVADNDATLGALAERLFGVGRGVDQLVYLNGGASGIGGGVIVNGQPYRGAYGYAGEFGHNRPRLDDPAHRATVGGTLEEEVSRARLLEILGPHSLDEPEFEAAVLSSTDKRLHAELARQQIVLGGALGNAINVLGPELVVLGGFLATLLKWDASALEAAVSARTLPVAWEGTRIRPAALGRDRLLIGAAELAFSAILADPATYASS